From a single Kitasatospora azatica KCTC 9699 genomic region:
- a CDS encoding PP2C family protein-serine/threonine phosphatase: MSFRDGTTATIDQGVGFPPHWVRWLPTLLIVIDLVVEVAFPQATAAGFLLTALPVLVAFGFGPSVTAASGLGALVLQIVLAARAGHLYEHHHVWVYLSTLLAALAGVMLAHQRIRQARHLVRARTVSEALQRTVLHPVPEQVGELRTAGRYRAAQAEVAIGGDLYELCETGFGSRILLGDVRGKGLEAVRTVADLLGAFRATAHETAELTELAELLDRQVRRGAVECGDDELFVTALLLEHRPGADHLRVVNRGHLDPVLLTGGTVQTVHCRQDLPLGLGHLRAQPAPPPALVPLAGGQTLLLHTDGLTEARDPEGRFYPLTDRLATRFHGRTAVTPEQLVAFLGDDVQSHGGPATDDLALLALSPRPDPEKPSLQLRPC; encoded by the coding sequence GTGTCCTTTCGCGACGGCACCACCGCCACCATCGACCAAGGGGTCGGGTTCCCGCCGCACTGGGTGCGCTGGCTGCCCACGCTGCTGATCGTCATCGATCTCGTCGTGGAGGTCGCCTTCCCGCAGGCCACCGCGGCGGGCTTCCTGCTCACGGCGCTGCCGGTGCTGGTGGCCTTCGGTTTCGGCCCGTCGGTCACCGCGGCCTCCGGGCTGGGCGCGCTGGTACTGCAGATCGTGCTGGCCGCCCGGGCCGGGCACCTCTACGAGCACCACCACGTCTGGGTCTACCTCTCCACCCTGCTGGCCGCGCTGGCCGGCGTGATGCTGGCCCACCAGCGGATCCGGCAGGCCCGGCACCTGGTCCGGGCCCGCACGGTGAGCGAGGCGCTGCAGCGGACCGTGCTGCACCCGGTGCCCGAGCAGGTCGGCGAACTGCGCACCGCCGGACGCTACCGGGCCGCCCAGGCCGAGGTGGCGATCGGCGGCGACTTGTACGAGCTGTGCGAGACCGGGTTCGGCAGCCGGATCCTGCTCGGAGACGTCCGCGGCAAGGGCCTGGAAGCCGTCCGCACCGTTGCCGACCTGCTCGGCGCGTTCCGCGCGACCGCCCACGAGACGGCCGAACTGACCGAACTGGCCGAGCTGTTGGACCGTCAGGTGCGCCGCGGCGCGGTGGAGTGCGGGGACGACGAGCTCTTCGTCACGGCCCTGCTGCTGGAGCACCGGCCGGGCGCCGACCACCTCCGGGTGGTCAACCGCGGCCACCTCGACCCGGTGCTGCTGACCGGCGGCACGGTGCAGACCGTGCACTGCCGCCAGGACCTCCCGCTCGGCCTCGGCCACCTGCGCGCCCAGCCCGCCCCGCCCCCCGCGCTCGTCCCGCTCGCCGGCGGGCAGACCCTGCTGCTGCACACCGACGGCCTCACCGAGGCCCGCGACCCCGAGGGCCGCTTCTACCCCCTCACCGACCGCCTCGCCACCCGCTTCCACGGCCGCACCGCCGTCACCCCCGAACAACTCGTCGCCTTCCTCGGCGACGACGTCCAGTCCCACGGCGGCCCCGCCACCGACGACCTCGCCCTGCTGGCCCTGAGCCCGAGGCCCGACCCAGAAAAGCCATCGCTGCAGCTCAGACCCTGCTGA
- a CDS encoding DUF1697 domain-containing protein: MTTIWIAFLRAVNVGGRVVKMERLRELFGELGLAEVRSYIQSGNVFFRAEPDVDRAALTRRIEQHLAAALGYPVPVMLRTVDEVAAAVAGEPFAGVEITPEVRLCVVFLSEPLPADLVLPVRSSKGDLEVIAATPGEAYVVARHIAGRPAGNPAAVFGKAYAGQGTSRFFHTTEKILAAARKG, encoded by the coding sequence GTGACGACCATCTGGATCGCCTTCCTGCGCGCGGTGAACGTGGGCGGGCGGGTGGTCAAGATGGAGCGGCTGCGGGAGCTCTTCGGCGAGCTGGGGCTGGCGGAGGTGCGCAGCTACATACAGAGCGGCAACGTCTTCTTCCGCGCCGAGCCGGACGTGGACCGGGCAGCGCTGACCCGGCGGATCGAGCAGCACCTGGCGGCGGCGCTGGGCTATCCGGTGCCGGTGATGCTGCGGACGGTGGACGAGGTCGCGGCGGCGGTCGCGGGCGAGCCGTTCGCCGGGGTGGAGATCACACCGGAGGTCCGGCTCTGCGTGGTCTTCCTCTCCGAGCCGCTGCCGGCCGACCTGGTGCTGCCGGTGCGTTCTTCCAAGGGCGACCTGGAGGTGATCGCGGCCACCCCGGGCGAGGCGTACGTGGTGGCGCGCCACATCGCGGGCCGGCCGGCCGGGAACCCTGCGGCGGTGTTCGGCAAGGCGTACGCCGGGCAGGGCACCAGCCGCTTCTTCCACACCACGGAGAAGATCCTCGCGGCGGCCCGGAAGGGGTGA
- a CDS encoding DUF1152 domain-containing protein produces MSAFFEPQLRTRLRAAERILIAGAGGGFDVYAGLPLALALRAAGHQVHLANLSFSHLYGLPDEVWQAPDLARIRSDTVTRDSYFPELALARWLRLHGMPDTVWAFASVGVQPLRAAYQALIDHLGIDAVVLVDGGTDILLRGDEAGLGTPEEDMASLAAVAGLEGLTERLVTCLGFGIDAYHGVNHALVLENLAALTRTGDYLGAFSLPADSRESRLYLDAVAHARQATPDHPSIVQGSVAAALRGEFGDVRFTARTRGSELFINPLMTLYFTVTVSGLAARNLYLDRLEQTVLMRQISTRIEEFRDELPRQRPPRAYPH; encoded by the coding sequence GTGTCCGCCTTCTTCGAACCCCAGCTCCGCACCCGCCTGCGCGCCGCCGAGCGGATCCTGATCGCCGGCGCAGGCGGCGGATTCGACGTCTACGCCGGGCTGCCGTTGGCCCTCGCGCTGCGTGCGGCCGGGCACCAGGTCCATCTGGCCAACCTCTCCTTCAGCCACCTCTACGGCCTGCCCGACGAGGTCTGGCAGGCGCCGGACCTGGCGCGGATCCGCTCCGACACGGTGACCAGGGACAGCTACTTCCCGGAGCTCGCGCTGGCCCGCTGGCTGCGGCTGCACGGGATGCCCGACACCGTCTGGGCCTTCGCCTCGGTCGGCGTCCAGCCGTTGCGCGCCGCCTATCAAGCACTGATCGACCACCTGGGCATAGACGCCGTTGTGCTGGTCGACGGCGGCACCGACATCCTGCTGCGCGGCGACGAGGCCGGGCTCGGCACGCCCGAGGAGGACATGGCCTCGCTCGCGGCCGTGGCCGGCCTGGAGGGACTGACTGAGCGCTTGGTCACCTGCCTGGGCTTCGGCATCGACGCCTACCACGGCGTCAACCACGCCCTGGTGCTGGAGAACCTCGCCGCCCTCACCCGCACCGGCGACTACCTCGGCGCCTTCTCCCTGCCCGCCGACAGCCGCGAGAGCCGGCTCTACCTGGACGCCGTCGCCCACGCCAGGCAGGCCACCCCCGACCACCCGAGCATCGTGCAGGGCTCGGTGGCGGCCGCGCTGCGCGGCGAGTTCGGCGACGTCCGGTTCACCGCCCGCACCCGCGGCAGCGAACTCTTCATCAACCCGCTGATGACGCTGTACTTCACCGTCACGGTGAGCGGCCTGGCGGCCCGCAACCTCTACCTGGACCGCCTGGAACAGACCGTGTTGATGCGTCAGATCAGCACGCGGATCGAGGAGTTCCGTGACGAGCTGCCCCGGCAGCGGCCGCCGCGGGCGTACCCGCACTGA
- a CDS encoding DUF2087 domain-containing protein, translating into MSDVSTLFSHGRLTSVPRKAARREQLLVHLADTLFTPDRAYTEPEVNAALLTVHEDFPALRRYLITAGLLTRSRDGSSYQRAGA; encoded by the coding sequence ATGTCCGACGTCTCCACGCTCTTCTCGCACGGCCGGCTGACCAGCGTCCCGCGCAAGGCGGCTCGCCGCGAGCAGCTCCTCGTGCACCTTGCCGACACCCTCTTCACCCCCGACCGGGCCTACACCGAACCCGAGGTCAACGCCGCCCTGTTGACCGTGCACGAGGACTTCCCGGCGCTGCGCCGCTACCTGATCACGGCCGGCCTGCTGACCCGCAGCCGGGACGGCAGCAGCTACCAGCGGGCCGGCGCCTGA
- a CDS encoding ArsC/Spx/MgsR family protein: protein MEIWINPRCGKCRVALTELNEAGAEYTVRRYLEDPPSVAELEVVLERLGLDPWDITRLDEAVAKELGMRSWGREPGDRARWLAALAENPILVQRPIITADDGHAVIARTPEALRSVLPS, encoded by the coding sequence ATGGAGATCTGGATCAACCCGCGGTGCGGCAAGTGCCGAGTCGCGCTGACCGAGCTGAACGAGGCCGGCGCCGAGTACACGGTGCGTCGCTACCTGGAGGACCCGCCCTCGGTGGCTGAGCTCGAGGTGGTGCTGGAGCGGCTGGGGCTGGACCCGTGGGACATCACCCGGCTCGACGAGGCGGTCGCCAAGGAGCTCGGGATGCGCAGCTGGGGGCGGGAGCCGGGCGACCGGGCGCGCTGGCTGGCAGCGCTGGCGGAAAACCCGATCCTGGTGCAGCGCCCGATCATCACGGCCGACGACGGGCACGCGGTGATCGCCCGGACGCCGGAGGCGCTGCGCTCGGTGCTGCCGTCGTGA